From Camelus dromedarius isolate mCamDro1 chromosome 12, mCamDro1.pat, whole genome shotgun sequence, the proteins below share one genomic window:
- the HNRNPUL2 gene encoding heterogeneous nuclear ribonucleoprotein U-like protein 2 isoform X2 — MEVKRLKVTELRSELQRRGLDSRGLKVDLAQRLQEALDAEMLEDEAGGGGAGPGGACKAEPRPVAASGGGPGGDEEEDEEEEEEDEEALLEDEDEEPPLAQASGQAAQPPPEPPEAAAMEAAAEPDASEKPAEEATAGSGGVNGGEEQGTGKGEEDEPEERSGDETPGSEAPADKAAEEQGDDQDSEKSKPAGSDGERRGVKRQRDEKDEHGRAYYEFREEAYHSRSKSPPPPEEEAKDEEEDQTLVNLDTYTSDLHFQVSKDRYGGQPLFSEKFPTLWSGARSTYGVTKGKVCFEAKVTQNLPMKEGCTEVSLLRVGWSVDFSHPQLGEDEFSYGFDGRGLKAESGQFEEFGQTFGENDVIGCFANFEAEEVELSFSKNGEDLGVAFRINKESLADRALLPHVLCKNCVVELNFGQKEEPFFPPPDEFVFIHAVPVEERVRTVVPPKTLEECEVILMVGLPGSGKTQWALKYAKENPEKRYNVLGAETVLNQMRMKGLEEPEMDPKSRDLLVQQASQCLSKLVQIASRTKRNFILDQCNVYNSGQRRKLLLFKTFSRKVVVVVPNEEDWKKRLELRKEVEGDDVPESIMLEMKANFSLPEKCDYMDEVTYGELEKEEAQPIVTKYKEEARKLLPPSEKRTNRRNNRNKRNRQNRSRGQGYGLP; from the exons atgGAGGTGAAGCGGCTGAAAGTGACCGAGCTGCGGTCGGAGCTGCAGCGGCGGGGCCTGGACTCACGCGGCCTCAAGGTGGATCTGGCGCAGCGGCTGCAGGAGGCGCTGGACGCCGAGATGCTCGAGGACGAGGCCGGCGGTGGCGGGGCCGGGCCCGGCGGGGCCTGCAAGGCGGAGCCTCGGCCTGTGGCCGCGTCGGGCGGCGGCCCGGGAGGGGACGAGGAGGAGgacgaagaggaggaggaggaggacgaggaggcgCTGCTTGAGGACGAAGACGAAGAGCCACCTCTTGCTCAGGCCTCGGGCCAGGCCGCGCAGCCGCCACCGGAGCCCCCGGAGGCGGCAGCCATGGAGGCCGCGGCCGAGCCTGATGCTTCCGAGAAACCCGCGGAGGAGGCCACGGCCGGGTCAGGTGGGGTAAATGGTGGCGAAGAGCAGGGCACCGGCAAAGGGGAGGAAGATGAGCCGGAGGAGCGCAGCGGGGACGAGACGCCGGGATCCGAGGCGCCGGCTGACAAGGCCGCAGAGGAACAGG GAGATGACCAAGATAGTGAAAAGTCAAAACCAGCAGGCTCAGATGGTGAGCGGCGGGGGGTAAAGAGACAGCGGGATGAGAAGGATGAACATGGCCGAGCTTACTATGAATTCCGAGAGGAGGCTTACCACAGCCG CTCAAAGTCTCCACCACCCCCTGAAGAAGAAGcaaaagatgaggaggaggatcAGACTCTTGTGAACCTGGACACAT ATACCTCGGATCTCCATTTTCAAGTGAGCAAAGACCGCTATGGAGGGCAGCCCCTTTTCTCAGAGAAGTTCCCTACCCTTTGGTCTGGGGCAAGAAGTACTTATGGAGTGACAAAGGGGAAGGTCTGCTTTGAGGCCAAG GTAACCCAGAATCTCCCAATGAAAGAAGGCTGCACAGAGGTTTCTCTCCTTCGAGTTGGATGGTCTGTTGATTTTTCCCATCCTCAACTTG GTGAGGATGAATTCTCTTATGGTTTTGATGGACGAGGACTCAAGGCAGAGAGTGGGCAGTTTGAGGAATTTGGCCAGACTTTTGGGGAGAATGATGTCATTGGCTGCTTTGCT AATTTTGAGGCAGAAGAAGTAGAACTTTCCTTTTCCAAGAATGGAGAAGACCTAGGTGTGGCATTCCGTATCAACAAGGAATCCCTGGCAGACCGGGCCCTCCTACCCCATGTCCTCTGCAAAAATTGTGTTGTAGAATTAAATTTTGGTCAGAAGGAGGAGCCCTTCTTCCCACCACCAGACGAGTTTGTGTTCATCCATGCTGTGCCTGTTGAGGAGCGTGTGCGCACTGTGGTCCCTCCCAAGACCCTAGAGGAATGTGAG gtgattctgatggtGGGATTGCCTGGATCTGGAAAGACCCAGTGGGCACTGAAATACGCaaaggaaaaccctgagaaaagATACAATGTCCTGGGAGCTGAGACTGTGCTCAATCAAATGAGG ATGAAGGGGCTCGAGGAGCCAGAGATGGACCCCAAAAGCCGAGACCTTTTAGTTCAGCAAGCCTCCCAGTGCCTTAGTAAGCTGGTCCAGATTGCTTCCCGGACAAAGAGGAACTTCATTCTTGATCAG TGTAATGTGTACAACTCTGGCCAACGGCGGAAGCTATTGCTGTTCAAGACTTTCTCTCGGAAAGTGGTGGTGGTTGTCCCAAATGAGGAGGATTGGAAGAAGAGGCTGGAGTTGAGGAAGGAAGTGGAGGGAGATGATGTGCCTGAGTCTATAATGCTGGAGATGAAAG CCaacttctctctgcctgaaaAATGCGACTATATGGATGAGGTGACATACggggagctggagaaggaggaagcTCAGCCCATTGTCACTAAGTACAAGGAGGAGGCAAGGAAGCTGCTGCCCCCCTCGGAGAAGCGGACAAACCGCCGAAACAATCGAAACAAGCGCAACCGGCAGAACCGAAGCCGAGGCCAAGGCTATG gGTTACCGTAA
- the TTC9C gene encoding tetratricopeptide repeat protein 9C codes for MEKRLQEAQLYKEKGNQRYREGKYRDAVSRYHRALLQLRGLDPTLPSPIPNLGPQGPALTPEQENILHTTQTDCYNNLAACLLQMEPVNYERVKEYSQKVLERQPDNAKALYRAGVAFFHLQDYDQARHYLTAAVNRQPKDANVRRYLQLTQVELSSYHRKEKQLYLGMFG; via the exons ATGGAGAAGCGTCTGCAGGAGGCTCAGCTGTACAAGGAGAAAGGAAACCAACGTTACCGGGAGGGGAAGTACCGAGATGCAGTGAGTAGATACCATCGAGCGCTGCTTCAGCTGCGGGGTCTGGATCCAACTCTGCCCTCCCCGATACCCAACCTAGGACCTCAGGGCCCGGCCCTTACACCTGAACAAGAAAACATACTGCATACCACCCAGACAGACTGCTACAACAACCTAGCTG CCTGTCTCCTGCAGATGGAGCCAGTCAACTATGAACGGGTGAAAGAATACAGTCAGAAAGTCCTGGAACGACAGCCTGATAACGCCAAGGCCTTGTATCGGGCTGGAGTGGCCTTTTTCCACCTGCAGGACTATGACCAGGCTCGGCACTACCTCACGGCTGCTGTCAACAGGCAGCCAAAAG ATGCCAACGTCCGGCGGTACCTTCAGCTGACACAGGTGGAACTCAGCAGTTACCATCGGAAAGAGAAGCAGCTCTACCTGGGCATGTTTGgttaa
- the HNRNPUL2 gene encoding heterogeneous nuclear ribonucleoprotein U-like protein 2 isoform X1, with protein sequence MEVKRLKVTELRSELQRRGLDSRGLKVDLAQRLQEALDAEMLEDEAGGGGAGPGGACKAEPRPVAASGGGPGGDEEEDEEEEEEDEEALLEDEDEEPPLAQASGQAAQPPPEPPEAAAMEAAAEPDASEKPAEEATAGSGGVNGGEEQGTGKGEEDEPEERSGDETPGSEAPADKAAEEQGDDQDSEKSKPAGSDGERRGVKRQRDEKDEHGRAYYEFREEAYHSRSKSPPPPEEEAKDEEEDQTLVNLDTYTSDLHFQVSKDRYGGQPLFSEKFPTLWSGARSTYGVTKGKVCFEAKVTQNLPMKEGCTEVSLLRVGWSVDFSHPQLGEDEFSYGFDGRGLKAESGQFEEFGQTFGENDVIGCFANFEAEEVELSFSKNGEDLGVAFRINKESLADRALLPHVLCKNCVVELNFGQKEEPFFPPPDEFVFIHAVPVEERVRTVVPPKTLEECEVILMVGLPGSGKTQWALKYAKENPEKRYNVLGAETVLNQMRMKGLEEPEMDPKSRDLLVQQASQCLSKLVQIASRTKRNFILDQCNVYNSGQRRKLLLFKTFSRKVVVVVPNEEDWKKRLELRKEVEGDDVPESIMLEMKANFSLPEKCDYMDEVTYGELEKEEAQPIVTKYKEEARKLLPPSEKRTNRRNNRNKRNRQNRSRGQGYVGGQRRGYDNRAYGQQYWGQSGNRGGYRNFYDRYRGDYDRYYGRDYDYNRYRDYYRQYNRDWPNYYYHHPQDRDRYYRNYYGYQGYR encoded by the exons atgGAGGTGAAGCGGCTGAAAGTGACCGAGCTGCGGTCGGAGCTGCAGCGGCGGGGCCTGGACTCACGCGGCCTCAAGGTGGATCTGGCGCAGCGGCTGCAGGAGGCGCTGGACGCCGAGATGCTCGAGGACGAGGCCGGCGGTGGCGGGGCCGGGCCCGGCGGGGCCTGCAAGGCGGAGCCTCGGCCTGTGGCCGCGTCGGGCGGCGGCCCGGGAGGGGACGAGGAGGAGgacgaagaggaggaggaggaggacgaggaggcgCTGCTTGAGGACGAAGACGAAGAGCCACCTCTTGCTCAGGCCTCGGGCCAGGCCGCGCAGCCGCCACCGGAGCCCCCGGAGGCGGCAGCCATGGAGGCCGCGGCCGAGCCTGATGCTTCCGAGAAACCCGCGGAGGAGGCCACGGCCGGGTCAGGTGGGGTAAATGGTGGCGAAGAGCAGGGCACCGGCAAAGGGGAGGAAGATGAGCCGGAGGAGCGCAGCGGGGACGAGACGCCGGGATCCGAGGCGCCGGCTGACAAGGCCGCAGAGGAACAGG GAGATGACCAAGATAGTGAAAAGTCAAAACCAGCAGGCTCAGATGGTGAGCGGCGGGGGGTAAAGAGACAGCGGGATGAGAAGGATGAACATGGCCGAGCTTACTATGAATTCCGAGAGGAGGCTTACCACAGCCG CTCAAAGTCTCCACCACCCCCTGAAGAAGAAGcaaaagatgaggaggaggatcAGACTCTTGTGAACCTGGACACAT ATACCTCGGATCTCCATTTTCAAGTGAGCAAAGACCGCTATGGAGGGCAGCCCCTTTTCTCAGAGAAGTTCCCTACCCTTTGGTCTGGGGCAAGAAGTACTTATGGAGTGACAAAGGGGAAGGTCTGCTTTGAGGCCAAG GTAACCCAGAATCTCCCAATGAAAGAAGGCTGCACAGAGGTTTCTCTCCTTCGAGTTGGATGGTCTGTTGATTTTTCCCATCCTCAACTTG GTGAGGATGAATTCTCTTATGGTTTTGATGGACGAGGACTCAAGGCAGAGAGTGGGCAGTTTGAGGAATTTGGCCAGACTTTTGGGGAGAATGATGTCATTGGCTGCTTTGCT AATTTTGAGGCAGAAGAAGTAGAACTTTCCTTTTCCAAGAATGGAGAAGACCTAGGTGTGGCATTCCGTATCAACAAGGAATCCCTGGCAGACCGGGCCCTCCTACCCCATGTCCTCTGCAAAAATTGTGTTGTAGAATTAAATTTTGGTCAGAAGGAGGAGCCCTTCTTCCCACCACCAGACGAGTTTGTGTTCATCCATGCTGTGCCTGTTGAGGAGCGTGTGCGCACTGTGGTCCCTCCCAAGACCCTAGAGGAATGTGAG gtgattctgatggtGGGATTGCCTGGATCTGGAAAGACCCAGTGGGCACTGAAATACGCaaaggaaaaccctgagaaaagATACAATGTCCTGGGAGCTGAGACTGTGCTCAATCAAATGAGG ATGAAGGGGCTCGAGGAGCCAGAGATGGACCCCAAAAGCCGAGACCTTTTAGTTCAGCAAGCCTCCCAGTGCCTTAGTAAGCTGGTCCAGATTGCTTCCCGGACAAAGAGGAACTTCATTCTTGATCAG TGTAATGTGTACAACTCTGGCCAACGGCGGAAGCTATTGCTGTTCAAGACTTTCTCTCGGAAAGTGGTGGTGGTTGTCCCAAATGAGGAGGATTGGAAGAAGAGGCTGGAGTTGAGGAAGGAAGTGGAGGGAGATGATGTGCCTGAGTCTATAATGCTGGAGATGAAAG CCaacttctctctgcctgaaaAATGCGACTATATGGATGAGGTGACATACggggagctggagaaggaggaagcTCAGCCCATTGTCACTAAGTACAAGGAGGAGGCAAGGAAGCTGCTGCCCCCCTCGGAGAAGCGGACAAACCGCCGAAACAATCGAAACAAGCGCAACCGGCAGAACCGAAGCCGAGGCCAAGGCTATG TGGGCGGGCAGCGCCGAGGCTACGACAACCGGGCCTACGGGCAGCAGTACTGGGGGCAGTCTGGAAACAGAGGG gGTTACCGTAATTTCTACGATCGATACAGGGGAGACTATGATCGATATTATGGGCGAGATTATGACTACAACAGATACAGAGACTATTACAGACAGTACAATCGGGAT TGGCCGAATTACTACTACCACCACCCCCAGGACAGAGACCGATACTACAGGAACTACTACGGTTACCAAGGGTATCGGTGA